A part of Diprion similis isolate iyDipSimi1 chromosome 12, iyDipSimi1.1, whole genome shotgun sequence genomic DNA contains:
- the LOC124412998 gene encoding protein groucho isoform X5: protein MYPAPARHPSAPGGGGSAAGAAGGLKFTVADTCERIKEEFSFIQQQYHSLKLECEKLANEKTEMQRHYVVTEIAKRLNAIIAQVLPFLAQEHGLQHQQQVANAVERAKQVTMTELNAIIGQQHQQGLQQLLQQIHAQQLTHGAVVGGLPPAGLLGFAGAAAAAAGGVPPHLAPPPHPGAAAAAAAQAQALLKPADLQHRNAAETPEDRKPIPIPDERLRRSVSPGEKFRSRTPDIESGEPKRRKEEKLGHESDGEKSDQDLVVDVANEEPGSPHANGEHADPRENGTLEKLGAPGPGGGPSSGTASVKDRPPSRSGSSSARSTPSLKSKDIDKPGTPGAGARGSRSCTPTMGGIPGPLGPRGYHPPSSQQQTPPQGYQGLPSRGNEPPQSPSSYNNLPYARPPMLGFDGHVRIPATNGLSNVPGGKPAYSFHMNGEGQLQPVPFPTDALIGPGIPRHARQINTLTHGEVVCAVTISNPTKYVYTGGKGCVKVWDIGQGGSGSVKPVSQLDCLQRDNYIRSVKLLPDGRTLIVGGEASQLSIWDLASPTPRIKAELTSSAPACYALAISPDSKVCFSCCSDGNIAVWDLHNQTLVRQFQGHTDGASCIDISTDGTKLWTGGLDNTVRSWDLREGRQLQQHDFTSQIFSLGYCPTGEWLAVGMENSNVEVLHATKPDKYQLHLHESCVLSLRFASCGKWFVSTGKDNLLNAWRTPYGASIFQSKESSSVLSCDISTDDKYIVTGSGDKKATVYEVMY, encoded by the exons ACGGAGATTGCAAAGCGGTTGAACGCGATAATTGCCCAAGTCCTTCCGTTCCTCGCACAAGAG CACGGGTTACAGCACCAACAGCAAGTGGCCAACGCCGTTGAACGGGCAAAGCAAGTTACGATGACCGAGCTCAACGCCATTATTGGG CAACAACATCAGCAAGGATTACAGCAATTATTG CAACAGATTCACGCTCAGCAGCTGACCCACGGGGCCGTCGTGGGTGGATTGCCCCCCGCGGGCTTACTGGGGTTTGCgggggcggcggcggcggcggctgGGGGTGTCCCACCCCACCTGGCACCACCCCCGCATCCCGGTGCAGCCGCGGCCGCCGCCGCCCAGGCACAGGCTCTCCTCAAGCCGGCGGATCTTCAGCACAGAAACGCCGCCGAGACGCCCGAAGACCGGAAACCGATTCCAATACCGGACGAACGGTTGAGACGATCGGTTTCAccgggtgaaaaatttcgcaGCCGAACACCCGACATCGAGAGCGGTGAACCGAAACggaggaaagaggaaaaactCGGCCAC GAAAGCGATGgtgaaaaaagtgaccaagatCTTGTCGTGGACGTAGCGAACGAG GAGCCTGGCTCGCCGCACGCCAACGGCGAACACGCAGATCCACGCGAGAACGGCACTCTTGAGAAACTTGGGGCCCCGGGCCCCGGTGGGGGGCCGTCTTCCGGGACCGCCTCCGTCAAGGACAGACCACCGTCAAGGAGCGGTAGCTCTTCGGCGCGGAGCACTCCCTCTCTGAAAAGTAAAGAT ATCGACAAGCCGGGCACACCTGGGGCAGGAGCGAGGGGATCTCGCAGCTGTACTCCAACTATGGGGGGCATTCCTGGGCCACTGGGTCCACGGGGTTATCATCCCCCATCATCGCAGCAGCAAACCCCACCTCAGGGCTATCAGGGCTTGCCCTCCCGCGGCAATGAGCCACCCCAATCTCCTTCATCTTATAACAACTTGCCTTACGCACGACCACCAATG CTCGGATTTGACGGTCACGTTAGAATACCTGCTACTAACGGATTGAGTAACGTTCCTGGTGGTAAACC CGCATATTCTTTTCACATGAACGGAGAGGGTCAACTTCAGCCTGTACCTTTTCCAACAGATGCATTGATCGGACCTGGAATACCAAGGCACGCGAGGCAAATCAACACTCTAACTCACGGTGAAGTTGTTTGTGCTGTGACAATATCAAACCCCACTAAATATGTCTATACTGGTGGAAAAGGTTGCGTGAAAGTTTGGGACATTGGACAAGGCGGTAGCGGTAGTGTGAAACCTGTATCACAACTTGATTGTCTACAGCGAGACAATTACATTCGCTCAGTCAAACTTTTACCCGATGGACGGACACTCATCGTCGGCGGTGAAGCGAGCCAGCTTAGCATTTGGGATTTAGCCAGTCCTACTCCACGTATTAAAGCAGAGCTCACTTCCTCGGCACCAGCGTGTTATGCCCTGGCGATATCTCCCGATTCCAAGGTCTGCTTCAGTTGTTGCAGCGACGGGAATATCGCAGTTTGGGATCTTCACAATCAGACTTTGGTCAGGCAGTTTCAAGGACACACCGATGGTGCTTCTTGTATCGATATATCAACCGATGGTACTAAATTGTGGACTGGGGGACTCGACAACACAGTCAGGTCCTGGGACTTGAGGGAAGGAAGACAGTTGCAGCAGCATGATTTTACGtcgcaaatattttcattaggTTATTGTCCTACCGGTGAGTGGCTCGCTGTTGGAATGGAAAACTCAAATGTTGAAGTACTCCATGCAACAAAGCCTGACAAATATCAGCTTCACCTTCACGAATCTTGTGTACTGTCGTTACGGTTCGCCTCGTGTGGAAAATGGTTTGTTTCAACTGGGAAGGATAATCTGCTGAACGCGTGGCGTACACCTTACGGAGCATCTATATTCCAA tcaaaGGAGTCTTCGTCCGTTCTGAGCTGTGACATATCTACAGATGACAAATACATCGTGACTGGTTCTGGCGATAAAAAGGCAACGGTATATGAAGTGATGTACTAA
- the LOC124412998 gene encoding protein groucho isoform X6, whose translation MYPAPARHPSAPGGGGSAAGAAGGLKFTVADTCERIKEEFSFIQQQYHSLKLECEKLANEKTEMQRHYVVTEIAKRLNAIIAQVLPFLAQEHQQQVANAVERAKQVTMTELNAIIGQQHQQGLQQLLQQIHAQQLTHGAVVGGLPPAGLLGFAGAAAAAAGGVPPHLAPPPHPGAAAAAAAQAQALLKPADLQHRNAAETPEDRKPIPIPDERLRRSVSPGEKFRSRTPDIESGEPKRRKEEKLGHESDGEKSDQDLVVDVANEEPGSPHANGEHADPRENGTLEKLGAPGPGGGPSSGTASVKDRPPSRSGSSSARSTPSLKSKDIDKPGTPGAGARGSRSCTPTMGGIPGPLGPRGYHPPSSQQQTPPQGYQGLPSRGNEPPQSPSSYNNLPYARPPMLGFDGHVRIPATNGLSNVPGGKPAYSFHMNGEGQLQPVPFPTDALIGPGIPRHARQINTLTHGEVVCAVTISNPTKYVYTGGKGCVKVWDIGQGGSGSVKPVSQLDCLQRDNYIRSVKLLPDGRTLIVGGEASQLSIWDLASPTPRIKAELTSSAPACYALAISPDSKVCFSCCSDGNIAVWDLHNQTLVRQFQGHTDGASCIDISTDGTKLWTGGLDNTVRSWDLREGRQLQQHDFTSQIFSLGYCPTGEWLAVGMENSNVEVLHATKPDKYQLHLHESCVLSLRFASCGKWFVSTGKDNLLNAWRTPYGASIFQSKESSSVLSCDISTDDKYIVTGSGDKKATVYEVMY comes from the exons ACGGAGATTGCAAAGCGGTTGAACGCGATAATTGCCCAAGTCCTTCCGTTCCTCGCACAAGAG CACCAACAGCAAGTGGCCAACGCCGTTGAACGGGCAAAGCAAGTTACGATGACCGAGCTCAACGCCATTATTGGG CAACAACATCAGCAAGGATTACAGCAATTATTG CAACAGATTCACGCTCAGCAGCTGACCCACGGGGCCGTCGTGGGTGGATTGCCCCCCGCGGGCTTACTGGGGTTTGCgggggcggcggcggcggcggctgGGGGTGTCCCACCCCACCTGGCACCACCCCCGCATCCCGGTGCAGCCGCGGCCGCCGCCGCCCAGGCACAGGCTCTCCTCAAGCCGGCGGATCTTCAGCACAGAAACGCCGCCGAGACGCCCGAAGACCGGAAACCGATTCCAATACCGGACGAACGGTTGAGACGATCGGTTTCAccgggtgaaaaatttcgcaGCCGAACACCCGACATCGAGAGCGGTGAACCGAAACggaggaaagaggaaaaactCGGCCAC GAAAGCGATGgtgaaaaaagtgaccaagatCTTGTCGTGGACGTAGCGAACGAG GAGCCTGGCTCGCCGCACGCCAACGGCGAACACGCAGATCCACGCGAGAACGGCACTCTTGAGAAACTTGGGGCCCCGGGCCCCGGTGGGGGGCCGTCTTCCGGGACCGCCTCCGTCAAGGACAGACCACCGTCAAGGAGCGGTAGCTCTTCGGCGCGGAGCACTCCCTCTCTGAAAAGTAAAGAT ATCGACAAGCCGGGCACACCTGGGGCAGGAGCGAGGGGATCTCGCAGCTGTACTCCAACTATGGGGGGCATTCCTGGGCCACTGGGTCCACGGGGTTATCATCCCCCATCATCGCAGCAGCAAACCCCACCTCAGGGCTATCAGGGCTTGCCCTCCCGCGGCAATGAGCCACCCCAATCTCCTTCATCTTATAACAACTTGCCTTACGCACGACCACCAATG CTCGGATTTGACGGTCACGTTAGAATACCTGCTACTAACGGATTGAGTAACGTTCCTGGTGGTAAACC CGCATATTCTTTTCACATGAACGGAGAGGGTCAACTTCAGCCTGTACCTTTTCCAACAGATGCATTGATCGGACCTGGAATACCAAGGCACGCGAGGCAAATCAACACTCTAACTCACGGTGAAGTTGTTTGTGCTGTGACAATATCAAACCCCACTAAATATGTCTATACTGGTGGAAAAGGTTGCGTGAAAGTTTGGGACATTGGACAAGGCGGTAGCGGTAGTGTGAAACCTGTATCACAACTTGATTGTCTACAGCGAGACAATTACATTCGCTCAGTCAAACTTTTACCCGATGGACGGACACTCATCGTCGGCGGTGAAGCGAGCCAGCTTAGCATTTGGGATTTAGCCAGTCCTACTCCACGTATTAAAGCAGAGCTCACTTCCTCGGCACCAGCGTGTTATGCCCTGGCGATATCTCCCGATTCCAAGGTCTGCTTCAGTTGTTGCAGCGACGGGAATATCGCAGTTTGGGATCTTCACAATCAGACTTTGGTCAGGCAGTTTCAAGGACACACCGATGGTGCTTCTTGTATCGATATATCAACCGATGGTACTAAATTGTGGACTGGGGGACTCGACAACACAGTCAGGTCCTGGGACTTGAGGGAAGGAAGACAGTTGCAGCAGCATGATTTTACGtcgcaaatattttcattaggTTATTGTCCTACCGGTGAGTGGCTCGCTGTTGGAATGGAAAACTCAAATGTTGAAGTACTCCATGCAACAAAGCCTGACAAATATCAGCTTCACCTTCACGAATCTTGTGTACTGTCGTTACGGTTCGCCTCGTGTGGAAAATGGTTTGTTTCAACTGGGAAGGATAATCTGCTGAACGCGTGGCGTACACCTTACGGAGCATCTATATTCCAA tcaaaGGAGTCTTCGTCCGTTCTGAGCTGTGACATATCTACAGATGACAAATACATCGTGACTGGTTCTGGCGATAAAAAGGCAACGGTATATGAAGTGATGTACTAA